In Gossypium hirsutum isolate 1008001.06 unplaced genomic scaffold, Gossypium_hirsutum_v2.1 scaffold_774, whole genome shotgun sequence, the following are encoded in one genomic region:
- the LOC121227135 gene encoding cytokinin riboside 5'-monophosphate phosphoribohydrolase LOG3-like → MSVPGPEYDFRHMIVFYYQRHQWLGGYGTLEELLEVIAWAQLGIHDKPVGLLNVDGYYNSLLSFIDKAVEEGFISPSAREIIVSAPTAKKLVKKLEEYVPCHESVASNLSWEMEQFGYSKHMIYQVVLGGALRR, encoded by the exons atgtctgtacctggtCCTGAATATGATTTTCGGCACATGATCGTTTTCTACTATCAAAGGCATCAGTGGTTAG GTGGTTATGGAACTCTTGAAGAACTGCTTGAAGTGATTGCTTGGGCTCAGCTTGGAATACATGATAAACCA GTTGGGTTGCTGAATGTTGATGGATACTATAACTCGTTACTTTCTTTCATTGATAAAGCTGTGGAAGAGGGATTTATTAGTCCCAGTGCACGCGAAATCATTGTATCTGCACCCACAGCTAAAAAGTTGGTAAAGAAATTGGAG GAATATGTCCCTTGCCATGAAAGTGTTGCTTCAAATTTGAGTTGGGAGATGGAGCAATTTGGCTACTCTAAACATATGATTTATCAAGTAGTGCTTGGAGGTGCATTAAGGAGAAG